A genome region from Candidatus Neomarinimicrobiota bacterium includes the following:
- a CDS encoding glucose-6-phosphate isomerase gives MSVCYDDEKLCLSFEPIHVEDVEDWTHESLHVLLDRKGPGHEFLGWMDLPLQNPEDLEPLSRVAEEIKTSGDLLVCVGIGGSYLGAKAVISSLFPENDRIRFAGHHLSPLELSRLLKELEKTDFYINVISKSGTTIEPGVAFRFLKQLAEKKYGKEASKRIIATTDASKGALRKLSEQEEYRTFTIPDTVGGRFSVLTPVGLLPILAAGGDLKKILKGAMAGYKQGSLDDRQNPAFRYARNRKILWKNGKAIEILASFEPRIHYVAEWWKQLFGESEGKEGKGLYPASADFTTDLHSLGQWIQEGSRNIFETFLVIDHYDTDLAVEKDVQNPDNLNYLTGKKLSWINRKAYEGTRQAHEEGGVPVSTFYLERLDEENLFELLVIFEFAIAIYGYTLGVNPFDQPGVEAYKKNMFRLLGK, from the coding sequence ATGTCTGTATGCTATGATGACGAAAAACTTTGCCTTTCATTTGAGCCGATTCATGTGGAAGATGTCGAGGACTGGACTCATGAATCCCTCCATGTGCTGCTGGACAGAAAAGGACCCGGACATGAATTCTTAGGATGGATGGATCTGCCTTTGCAAAACCCGGAGGATCTTGAACCTTTATCCCGTGTGGCTGAGGAAATTAAAACAAGCGGCGACCTCCTGGTTTGTGTTGGTATCGGAGGGTCATATCTCGGTGCCAAAGCCGTTATCTCTTCCCTGTTTCCGGAAAACGACCGGATTCGCTTTGCCGGCCACCATTTGAGTCCGTTGGAATTGAGCCGGCTCTTGAAAGAACTTGAGAAGACTGATTTTTATATTAATGTAATTTCCAAATCAGGGACTACCATTGAACCGGGAGTGGCTTTTCGCTTTTTGAAACAATTAGCAGAAAAGAAATATGGGAAAGAGGCTTCCAAAAGGATTATTGCCACGACGGATGCTTCGAAAGGCGCCCTGCGTAAACTGAGTGAGCAGGAGGAATACCGGACCTTTACCATTCCGGATACTGTGGGTGGACGGTTTTCCGTACTGACTCCTGTGGGACTCCTGCCGATTCTTGCAGCCGGGGGAGATTTGAAAAAAATTCTGAAGGGTGCCATGGCCGGATATAAGCAGGGATCTCTTGATGACCGGCAAAATCCTGCCTTTCGCTATGCCCGGAACCGGAAAATCCTGTGGAAAAACGGCAAAGCTATTGAAATCCTTGCCTCTTTTGAGCCCCGGATTCATTATGTTGCCGAATGGTGGAAGCAACTTTTTGGAGAAAGTGAAGGAAAAGAGGGTAAAGGACTCTATCCCGCATCCGCCGACTTTACGACGGATCTTCACAGTCTGGGACAATGGATTCAGGAAGGATCCCGGAATATTTTTGAGACGTTCCTTGTGATTGATCACTATGATACGGACCTTGCCGTTGAAAAAGATGTGCAGAATCCGGACAATCTCAATTATCTGACTGGCAAAAAGCTGAGCTGGATAAACCGGAAGGCTTATGAAGGAACACGTCAGGCCCATGAAGAGGGCGGCGTGCCTGTCTCAACCTTTTATCTTGAACGCCTGGACGAAGAAAACCTCTTTGAATTGCTGGTTATCTTCGAATTTGCCATTGCTATCTATGGATATACTTTGGGCGTTAATCCTTTCGACCAGCCCGGTGTGGAAGCGTATAAAAAGAATATGTTCAGACTACTTGGGAAATAG